AGGCGAGCCGGCAGCCGGGGCATTTGGCAAGTTCCGTAGCCAGATAATGCGCTTTCTGAGCAGACTGCGTGGCGACTTCCTTGAGCCCCTCTCTGCCGATCAAAGCGAGATAAACCGTCGCCGCGAGAGTGCAGAGGGATTGATTGGAACAGATGTTTGAGGTGGCTTTGTCTCTGCGGATATGCTGTTCGCGAGCCTGGAGCGTCAAAGCGTAGGCGCGTTTTCCTTCTGCGTCGAGTGTGCCGCCGACGATGCGTCCCGGCATCAATCTTGCCATATCGAGCTTGGTGGCAAAAAACCCGAAGAGAGGACCGCCCATGTACATGCTGTTTCCAAGTGCCTGACCTTCGCCCACGACGATATCCGCACCCAGTTCTCCAGGGGATTTGAGGATTGCCAGCGCGATGGGATCGCAAGCCGCGATGAAAAGTGCCTTGGGTTGGGCATGGATAATCTTTTCAAGTGCGTGCATAGGCTCCAGGTTACCAAAGAAATTCGGGCTCTGAATCACGACGCTGCCGATGCTGTCGTCCATCATCATCGCCAAAGCTTCGACGTCCATGATCCCGTTTTTTGCTGGAGCGGTGAGCAGTTCGACGCCGATGCCTTCGGTATAAATCTTGATTACTTTGACGTATTCCGGATGCAGAGTAGCGGGCAGAATCGCTTTCATAAGACGGTTTTTACGCACCGCCATCAAGATCGCTTCGGCGATTGCGGAGGCGCCGTCATACATCGAGGCGTTTGCGATTCCCATTCCCGTGAGCTCGCAAATCATTGTCTGATATTCATATATGAACTGCAAGGTGCCTTGGCTGACCTCAGCTTGATAGGGGGTGTAAGCAGTGAAGAATTCCGGTCTGGAAACGATGCTGTCCACCGCGGCAGGGATGAAGTGGTCATAGACACCGGCGCCGAGGAAGGAATTGGTGTTTTGAACGCATACATTGCGGCAGGTTTTGCCCTGTATCAAACGCGTTATCTCCAATTCAGACATCGGTTTGGGTAGCTTGAGCGGTTCCTTCAGGCGCAGGGTTTCCGGGATGGCTTTGATCAGCTCATCAAAAGAGCCCACTCCGATCCGGGATAGCATCTCATGCCTTTCTGCGTCTGTGTTTGAGATATAAGGCATTATCACTCCTCTGATATTTTGCGATATCAAGAAATATTTTTTTCCCAATTTTAAAAATCCCTGTATTTATGTCAATTGATTATTTGAAGAACCGGCGACCGAAACCACCGCTCTCAAGCGAATGCACCTTTCAAGATGCCGTTCAGACCATCTCGATCGCTTTTTTGGGACATTTGCCGACGCAGATTTCGCAGCCAATACACAAAGCGGAATCGATCTTGTGAAGCTGTTTCACTTCGCCGGTGATGGCTTGCACGGGGCAGTTTTTGGCGCAGATGGTGCAGCCGATGCAAAGGTCGTCGATGATTTGCGCTTTCTTACGGGTTCCTGCCAATAGATCGAGGATCGCCTTGGTGGGGCAAACCGTTGCGCAGAGTCCGCAATTGATGCACTTTTCATAGTCGATGGCGGCGAGGTTGTTGGTCACAGTAATCGCCTGAACCGGGCATTTTCTGCCGCAAATTCCGCAACCGATGCAGGGATGGGTGCTGCCGCAGACCTGTTTAGCTTCCGGTCCTTTCGCTTTGGATGAGCATTTGATATAGACGTTGCGATTAATGGCTACGAGATCGATGAGTTTGCGCGGACAGGCTTTGACGCAGGCGCCGCAGGCAGTGCATTTGATCATGTCGATGCATCTCATGCCATGCTCATCAATGGAGATGGCATCGAAGAGACAGGACTTTTTACAGTCGTTGTAGCCGATGCAGCCCCAAGAGCAGGTGTTTGGTCCGTCTGCGATATTGACTGCGGATTTGCAGCTTTCGATGCCCTGATAGGCATATTTCCAATTCGTGTTGTTGTATCCGCCGCTGCTGCAATGGATAACGGCAATCTTTTGCTGCATAGCTCCGGCAGTTTGACCCATGATCCTGGCAATGAGAGCGACTACCGCAGCTCCGCCGGGAGCGCATTTGGCGATGTTTTCTCCACCGTGAACGATGGCATCCGCATAGCCGGCACAACCGGGCATTCCGCAGGCACCGCAATTGGCGCCGGGCAGCGCTCCGGAGATCTCTTCCACCCGCGGATCGATCTGCACTTCAAAGACCTTGGAGGCGATGGCGAGGATCAACCCAAAGAGCAATCCAAGCCCGCCGATGATCAGCATCGGAAGCGAGATCACAGCACCGATGGATGCGCCGAGTGTAATTAAAATCATATTCATCCACCCTCTCCTTTAGATCTTGAAGCCCATGAAACCATAGAACGCGAGAGCCATGATACCGGCGAGGATGAGTCCGATCGGCATGCCGCGCATGCTTTTGGGCATATCCACGAGTTCGAGGCGCTCTCTCATTCCTGCCATAGCCAGCAGGACGATCGTGAATCCGACTCCGCTGAAGAAACCGTTCAACACGGAATCGAGGAAATTATAGGGTATTTCTCCGCCGGAGCGCATCGCTTTGGTATTGAGGATAGCGACGCCAAGCACGGCGCAATTGGTTGTAATCAAAGGCAGATAGACGCCGAGGGATTTGTAAAGTGCGGGGGCGTTCTTTTGGATCACCATTTCCACAAACTGCACCAGCGCGGCGATTGTGAGGATGAAAGCGATGGTTTGCAGATACATGAGGTCATATCTGATCAGCAGATATTTATTGATCAGGAAGGTGATTGCGGCTGCCAAAGTCATCACAAAGATCACCGCCATGCCCATTCCAAAGGCGGAATCGAGCCTTTTGGAAACTCCCAGATAGGGGCATAAACCCAGGAATCTGGAGAGCACAAAGTTCTGGATAAAGATGGCGGTCATCGCCATCACGAAGATTTCACCGAAGTAACCCATGTTTACTTCCTCTCCTTGATCATATTCATCAGAGCCATCAAAAAGCCCAGGGTGATAAACGCTCCGGGTGCCAAGATCGCCACCAGCATTGGATCAAAACTGTCTGGCATCACTCGCATCTGGAGCAAAGTGCCGTTTCCGAGCAATTCGCGGATTGCGCCGACAACGATCAGGGACAGCGTGAAACCGAAGCCCATGCCGATCCCATCCGCGAGCGAACTGATCATGTTGTTCTTGCTCGCAAAAGCTTCGGCTCTGCCCAGAATGATGCAATTGACCACGATCAGCGGAATGAAGAGTCCCAGGCTCTTGTGCAGAGCGGGAACGTAGGCAGCCATGACCATATCCACGATCGAGACGAAAGATGCGATCACGACTATATAGACGGGGATGCGGATTTTGCTGGGAGTGATGTCTTTGATCAGGGAGATGATGAAATTGGAACAGATTAGCACGAAGGTCGCCGCCATGCCCATTCCGATGGCGTTATTGACGGAAGTCGTGACCGCGAGAGTGGGGCAGATGCCCAAAACGAGCACGAAGATGGGATTGTCCTTGACGATTCCTTTGGTCAGTTCGCCGATGAATTTCATAGCTGCTCTCCCTGCCGGTTCTCGATATCGGCTACTATCCGGGCGATCTGTTTTTTCAGCGAGTTTGAGATCGCGCGGGCGGTGATCGTAGCTCCGGTCAGCGATTTGATCTTTTTGCCGCCGTCTTTGTCCACCGCGAGTTCATTCGCGCCGAGTCCCTTATATTGTTCCGTAAAGCTTATAGCGGTGCAGTTTGCTCCGAGTCCTGGTGTTTCCGCCTGGTCGATCACGGTGATGTTGATGATTTTATAGTTCTTGTCCATGCCCGCCATGGTGAGGATTTTGCTGCTGTATCCGGTTTCGGCGGCGATAAAGGTGTAGCCCTGAATCTCCTTCGTTCCTTTTAGATAGGCGACGAAATAGGAGAATGGCTTGTCTCCTTCCACAAATATTTCCTCGAAGTCGGAATCCGGAATGAGCTTATTGCGGGCGTCGATTTCTTCTTGCAGCTTGCGTGCTTTCACTACCGGAGCGGTCAAAGAATTGATATAGGCAAGGATCCCGCTGGCGACGGCGCAAAAGATGAGCAGGATCAAGCCAAGCTTCAGATAATACTTCATTTTTTCAGCCTCCCAAACGCTTTCGGCATGGTCATTTTATCGATCAGGGGAGTCATCACGTTCATGAAGAGAATGGAATAAGACACGCCTTCAGGATAACCGCCCACCAGTCGGATCACCACGGTGAGCAAGCCGCAGCCGATGGCATAGATGATGCGTCCGTTTTTGGAGAGCGGGCTGGTGGTATAATCCGTTGCCATGAAGAAGGCGCCCAGCATCAAACCGCCGGCGAAGATGTGGAAGAACGGCATTGACAGCGAATAGCCGGAGCCTTTGATCCCGCCAAAGAGGAAGGATAGGACAAAAACCGTGGCGATATAGAAAAACGGGATGCGCCATTCGATGATGTTTTTCCATAATAGATAAGCTGCGCCCAGAAGCAGTGCGAAGACCGAAACCTCGCCGATGCAGCCACCGATATTCCCCCAAAAGAGGGTCTTCAGCGTTCCCATGTCCAAAAGCGAATTCATGATCTTGTTGCTGATGTCGATGTTGATGCCCGCTTCGGAAGTGAGCGAATTGACGAAAGTGCTGTCCCGCAGGGTCTGCGCCACTTTCAACGGTGTGGCGGAGGTCACGAGGTCATACGCTTTTGGAGCGATGCCTTGCAGGTTTTCGTGGATCATGTTGAGGTTCGTGATGCCGTTGATGGAACCAAGCTTGGTTTTCACCCAGCCACCGGTCATCAAGGTCGGCCACGAAGCTAATAGAAAAGCCCTGCCCAAAAGAGCGGGGTTGACTGGATTGTTGCCGAGTCCGCCGAAAACTTGCTTGCCGACTGCGATGGCGAAAACAGCACCCATGACGGGCAGCCACCACGGCGCGCCGGCATGAATGTTATAGCTGAGCAGCATTCCGGTCAAAAAAGCACTGCCATCGGCAACGGCGATCGGAACTTTGCGAAGTTTCTGGATCAAAGCTTCAGTAATCACCGCGGCGGCGGCTCCCAAAAGAGTGAGATAAAGCGCTCTGAAACCCCAGTAATAGACAGAAGCTATCAGCGCTGGGATCAATGCGATGACGACACTCCACATCACGTTTGGAATAGTGGTTTTGTCGTGCAAGTGGGGCGCTGGTGATACAATCAATTTATCTTTCATCGTTCATTCATCCTTCACTTTTTGGCACGCTGGAGCTCGGTATAACGAACCTTTCCGGTATCGATCCATTGCACCAGACGAATCTGCGCGGGGCAGACGTAAGCACAGCTTCCGCATTTCATGCAATCGTTCAGACCGGCATCGACAGCCATATCCAGGTTTTTGTATTTGACCGCGGCGGCGATCACACTGGGCAGCAGGTTCATCGGACAGACGTCCACGCAGCGGGCGCAGTGAAGACAGTTTTTTTCTTCTAACAGTCTGGCTTCGACGTCGTTCATCAGGACGAGTCCAGAGCTGCCTTTGGACATCGGGGCAGCCAGATCCGGCAATGCGAAACCCATCATCGGACCACCGGAGATCACTTTGCCGATGGGAGAGGTCGTACCACCGCAGAAATCCACCAATACGGTGTAGGGAGTTCCGATGCGGGCGCAGAGGTTTCTGGGGTTTTTCACGATCGAACCGGTGACGGTTATGATGCGTTCCACCAATGGTTTGCGAAAGCGGATGGCTTCATAGACGACGGCGGCGGTGCCTACGTTTTGCACCACCACGCCGATCGCCATCGGCAATCCGCCGCTGGGAACTTTGCGTCTGGTGGCGGCATAGATGAGCTGTTTTTCGGCACCCTGGGGATAGCGGAGTTTCAAGCCCACGACGCTGAGGCTATCTTCTTTTGCCAGAAGCTTTTCCATCAGGGCGATGGCATCGGGTTTGTTTGCTTCGATGCCGATGATGCCGGTCTTGGCATTCACGATTTTTATGATCAGTTTCAAACCTTTGATGATCTCTTCGGCGTGTTCCATCATCAGACGATAGTCCGAGGTCAGATAGGGCTCGCATTCCACGCCGTTCAATATGACCGTGTCGATCGGTTTATCCGGTGGGGGAGAGAGCTTTACATAAGTGGGGAAACCGGCTCCGCCCATACCGCAGATTCCCGCTGCGGCGACGCGTTCCTTCATCTCGGATACTGGAAGAGCGGCATAATTTTCGTCGTCGATGAGTTCTATCCATTCATCGAGTCCGTCGCCGGTGATTTCGATGGCGGTTTGTTTTCCTCCGCAGGGGTGTGGGAAAATATCAATTTTGGTGACCTTACCACTGATACTGGCGTGTTGGGGGATGGAAATGAATCCTGATGCCTCGGCGATCACCTGCCCGGTTAAAACTGCGTCGCCCACCTTCACCACAGGCGTGGAAGGTGATCCGATGTGTTGGGAAATGGGAATCACGACGCGGTCCGGCAACGGCAGGTTTTCAATTTTGGCTGAGGCGGAAAGGTGCTTATGATCATGTGGATGCACTCCCCCCGGAAATGTTCTCAACCTCATTGACACTCCCTTTGGCTCGCGTTTCGGCAAGCCGTAATTTATTTTTTTGCCACGATTTGAAAACCTGCATAAAAGGCAAGTTTTTTTTACACGTATCCCATTCTTCCCCCTTTGCATTACGGAATCAATACGGACTCATTACGGACTAAGTCCGTATTGACTCCGTAATGCTCACGGGGAAGGACGACAAAACTGCGCAGAATCCACACTTTAGGCTACCACAGATCTCCGTCACCATTGGATTGGAACACTTTCTTGGCGATTGGCACATTTATTGCAGGTAGTTTATCGGGACTATGTCCAAATAAGCAGTGGAGCACGAATGAAGCAAGAGCGCTTTGAAGCATTCCTGAAAGCCAATGAAAAGAGGATCTACCATTATCTTCTGACGCTTTTGGGCAACGACAACGACGCCAAGGACATCGTTCAGATGGTGTTCATTGCCTACTACGAACACATCGACAGGGTGGAAGAACCCACCGCGCTTTCATATCTATACAGGATCGCTTATAACAAAAGCATGACCTTTTTGAAGCAAAGAAACCGCTATGTATTTCTTGATCCCCGCGCTTTCGAACAGCTTCCCGACACCGGAAATCCCGCTCCCGAAAAGGACTGGTCCTTTTTGCACAAAGCTATCCGCGACTTGCCGTCACGGCTTGGCAGCGTGATCATGATGCAATACTTTGAGGAGCTAAGCTACAAGCAAATTGCGGAGCAGCTTGGCATCAGCGTCAAAGCGGTGGAATCGCTATTGGTGAGGGCAAAAAAAATTCTCAGGAAAAAAATGATGAAGGAAGAAACAACAAATGGAGTATAGATTAACGAAAACAAATAAACGCGGGCTGCAATACGTTGCCCGATCGAGGAAACAATGAGATGCCACACAGCGAAGCGCCAGATCGACCTGCAAGCAAAGACCGGGCTTGAACCTGCCCAGTCCGGCGAGCTGCGTCTGCATCTTGAATCCTGTTTCCGATGCCGCGTCTATTTTGAGCAGGCACAAAAGCTGCAGCGACTGCTCAGTCCATCTTCACCCCCCGAGTTTCCCACTTGGCTGCATGAAAACATCATGCACCAGGTGCGCATGCATGAACCCCAAAGAGTCATTCTCCGCCGCCGCATGAAATTGCAAAACATACCCGCCACGCTGGCGATCATCCTCAGTATCTATATCGGCTCACTGTTGGGGGTCAATGCTTTTAAAGCTGAAACTCCACCCGTAGCCGAAGTTTCAGTCTATCAGGATGATAGCTTTGAGGTGGCAAGTTTTGGCGAGAGCACGATCTTTGAATTAAGAAACGGCAACGGAGCTGAACGTGAATAAGCGTTGGCTGATCATCTTGCTGCTGATTTCCGCGTCTTTCAATCTGGCGGTGCTGGGGAGCTACATCTATTTTCGCAGCATTCGTCCTTGCCCGATGGATATGCGTGGTCCCCATCCCGGTCATCCTGCTCCTGAGTTTCACAGGGGGGAAGGACACTGGAGATTTATGGGTGACGACAGCATCAAAGTCCTGCGGGAAGAATTCGGCTGCACCAAAAAGCAATTGATGGACGAACTCGCTAAAGATCCCATCAACACAGAGGATATTAACCGCATCATCGAAACTTCCCTCGCCGCGCAGATCAGACTGGAGCGCGAAATGGGAAAGAGATTGATCAAAATGAGAAATGAAATGAGCGCTGAAGAAGCGCAGGAATTCTTCTCCAAACGCAGAGAAGAAATGCAAAGACGCAGAAACGATCAACAAAATAAATACAGGAGAGAAAACTCATGCAAAAAGTACTGATAATCACGCTCGCACTCATGATGCTGATTGGCATCCTGAGCGCCCAGAAACCAGTGGTAAACCCCAATGCCACACCCGGTCCCAGAACCGATTCCAACCCCAACCTCAAAGACCGCCCCGCTCCCGAAATGCCGATGATGGGCATGATGGAAAAGCTGAATCTGTCCGAAGCGCAGAAAACCAGGATGGAAACCCTCCGCGCCGAACACATGAAAATGATGAACACCTCCAAAGCCGAGATCGAGAACATCAAGATCGATCTGGAAGCTGCCATCAAGACCGAAAACTATAAGAAAGCCAAAGACCTGAACAAGCAGCTCTTTGCCAAGAAACTAATGATGGCGGACGCCCGCATTGATCACATCGCTGCCATGATCAAAGACCTCAACCCCGAACAAAAAGCGATGATCAAAGAATTCCTGCCGATGATGGGACAATGTATGGACAAAAAGGACAAAAAGCCCTGCGATTGCAAAGAGATGGGACAAGACAAGAAACATAAGCAGAACAAAGACTGCTCCGGTAGCGGTAACTGCGACGAGAAAAAAGACGAACCCAAACCCATGACTCCTCCCAAAACCGACAAACAACTGAAGCATTGTAATTAAAACCCCACTCCTCAGTTAGACATAAACGAAACGCCTCGAATTGTATTTCGCGGCGTTTTTGCTTTTCAAAAGGATTTTCAGGTTGACAGATGCGCGCCCCCGCCGGAAATGGTGAAAAATGAAAGAGATGAGTTTATGAACGAACTCTCCGCCGCTTCTCAAAGGATCATTGCCGTCCTGAGCAAGGTTCCCCATGGCAAGGTCGCCAGCTATGGACAGATAGCCGCTCTGGCGGATGTCCCTCTGGGAGCGAGATCGGTGGTGCGCGTCCTGCATTCCTGTAGTGATAAATATGCGCTTCCCTGGCATCGCATCCTCCGCTCAAACGGAGAGATAGCCTTGGGCGAGGATGCAGGAAGAACCAAACAAAAGGTGATGATGCAGGAGGAGGGAGTGAAGTTCATATCGGAATTTCGGGTGGACATGACTGTAAGCGCTTGGAATCCCATGGAGGATCCGCTTACATGGACATAGAAGGAGTTTTGCATGTTTGAAACCAATGAAGTCAAAGACGCACTGAAAAGTTTTCTGATCGCACACGAAAGCGTGATCGCCGCCTGGGAGGGAGGTTCTGCCGCCACCGGAAGTGCGGATCAATATTCCGACCTGGATTTGATCATCATCACTGAAGGGATCGAAGCGGACGCAATGTTTGAGGAATTGAAATCCCT
The genomic region above belongs to Candidatus Cloacimonadaceae bacterium and contains:
- the gcvPA gene encoding aminomethyl-transferring glycine dehydrogenase subunit GcvPA encodes the protein MPYISNTDAERHEMLSRIGVGSFDELIKAIPETLRLKEPLKLPKPMSELEITRLIQGKTCRNVCVQNTNSFLGAGVYDHFIPAAVDSIVSRPEFFTAYTPYQAEVSQGTLQFIYEYQTMICELTGMGIANASMYDGASAIAEAILMAVRKNRLMKAILPATLHPEYVKVIKIYTEGIGVELLTAPAKNGIMDVEALAMMMDDSIGSVVIQSPNFFGNLEPMHALEKIIHAQPKALFIAACDPIALAILKSPGELGADIVVGEGQALGNSMYMGGPLFGFFATKLDMARLMPGRIVGGTLDAEGKRAYALTLQAREQHIRRDKATSNICSNQSLCTLAATVYLALIGREGLKEVATQSAQKAHYLATELAKCPGCRLAYPDTPFFKEFVLQTPIPAAKIIDSMLPRGIFPGVDMSRFGHENQLMIAVTEKKSKAEIDELIGAMKEVCHV
- a CDS encoding electron transport complex subunit E; this encodes MKFIGELTKGIVKDNPIFVLVLGICPTLAVTTSVNNAIGMGMAATFVLICSNFIISLIKDITPSKIRIPVYIVVIASFVSIVDMVMAAYVPALHKSLGLFIPLIVVNCIILGRAEAFASKNNMISSLADGIGMGFGFTLSLIVVGAIRELLGNGTLLQMRVMPDSFDPMLVAILAPGAFITLGFLMALMNMIKERK
- a CDS encoding RnfABCDGE type electron transport complex subunit D gives rise to the protein MKDKLIVSPAPHLHDKTTIPNVMWSVVIALIPALIASVYYWGFRALYLTLLGAAAAVITEALIQKLRKVPIAVADGSAFLTGMLLSYNIHAGAPWWLPVMGAVFAIAVGKQVFGGLGNNPVNPALLGRAFLLASWPTLMTGGWVKTKLGSINGITNLNMIHENLQGIAPKAYDLVTSATPLKVAQTLRDSTFVNSLTSEAGINIDISNKIMNSLLDMGTLKTLFWGNIGGCIGEVSVFALLLGAAYLLWKNIIEWRIPFFYIATVFVLSFLFGGIKGSGYSLSMPFFHIFAGGLMLGAFFMATDYTTSPLSKNGRIIYAIGCGLLTVVIRLVGGYPEGVSYSILFMNVMTPLIDKMTMPKAFGRLKK
- the rsxC gene encoding electron transport complex subunit RsxC, with product MRLRTFPGGVHPHDHKHLSASAKIENLPLPDRVVIPISQHIGSPSTPVVKVGDAVLTGQVIAEASGFISIPQHASISGKVTKIDIFPHPCGGKQTAIEITGDGLDEWIELIDDENYAALPVSEMKERVAAAGICGMGGAGFPTYVKLSPPPDKPIDTVILNGVECEPYLTSDYRLMMEHAEEIIKGLKLIIKIVNAKTGIIGIEANKPDAIALMEKLLAKEDSLSVVGLKLRYPQGAEKQLIYAATRRKVPSGGLPMAIGVVVQNVGTAAVVYEAIRFRKPLVERIITVTGSIVKNPRNLCARIGTPYTVLVDFCGGTTSPIGKVISGGPMMGFALPDLAAPMSKGSSGLVLMNDVEARLLEEKNCLHCARCVDVCPMNLLPSVIAAAVKYKNLDMAVDAGLNDCMKCGSCAYVCPAQIRLVQWIDTGKVRYTELQRAKK
- a CDS encoding RNA polymerase sigma factor yields the protein MKQERFEAFLKANEKRIYHYLLTLLGNDNDAKDIVQMVFIAYYEHIDRVEEPTALSYLYRIAYNKSMTFLKQRNRYVFLDPRAFEQLPDTGNPAPEKDWSFLHKAIRDLPSRLGSVIMMQYFEELSYKQIAEQLGISVKAVESLLVRAKKILRKKMMKEETTNGV
- a CDS encoding MGMT family protein; this encodes MKNERDEFMNELSAASQRIIAVLSKVPHGKVASYGQIAALADVPLGARSVVRVLHSCSDKYALPWHRILRSNGEIALGEDAGRTKQKVMMQEEGVKFISEFRVDMTVSAWNPMEDPLTWT
- a CDS encoding RnfABCDGE type electron transport complex subunit B translates to MNMILITLGASIGAVISLPMLIIGGLGLLFGLILAIASKVFEVQIDPRVEEISGALPGANCGACGMPGCAGYADAIVHGGENIAKCAPGGAAVVALIARIMGQTAGAMQQKIAVIHCSSGGYNNTNWKYAYQGIESCKSAVNIADGPNTCSWGCIGYNDCKKSCLFDAISIDEHGMRCIDMIKCTACGACVKACPRKLIDLVAINRNVYIKCSSKAKGPEAKQVCGSTHPCIGCGICGRKCPVQAITVTNNLAAIDYEKCINCGLCATVCPTKAILDLLAGTRKKAQIIDDLCIGCTICAKNCPVQAITGEVKQLHKIDSALCIGCEICVGKCPKKAIEMV
- a CDS encoding Spy/CpxP family protein refolding chaperone; protein product: MQKVLIITLALMMLIGILSAQKPVVNPNATPGPRTDSNPNLKDRPAPEMPMMGMMEKLNLSEAQKTRMETLRAEHMKMMNTSKAEIENIKIDLEAAIKTENYKKAKDLNKQLFAKKLMMADARIDHIAAMIKDLNPEQKAMIKEFLPMMGQCMDKKDKKPCDCKEMGQDKKHKQNKDCSGSGNCDEKKDEPKPMTPPKTDKQLKHCN
- a CDS encoding RnfABCDGE type electron transport complex subunit G, producing the protein MKYYLKLGLILLIFCAVASGILAYINSLTAPVVKARKLQEEIDARNKLIPDSDFEEIFVEGDKPFSYFVAYLKGTKEIQGYTFIAAETGYSSKILTMAGMDKNYKIINITVIDQAETPGLGANCTAISFTEQYKGLGANELAVDKDGGKKIKSLTGATITARAISNSLKKQIARIVADIENRQGEQL
- a CDS encoding RnfABCDGE type electron transport complex subunit A; translated protein: MGYFGEIFVMAMTAIFIQNFVLSRFLGLCPYLGVSKRLDSAFGMGMAVIFVMTLAAAITFLINKYLLIRYDLMYLQTIAFILTIAALVQFVEMVIQKNAPALYKSLGVYLPLITTNCAVLGVAILNTKAMRSGGEIPYNFLDSVLNGFFSGVGFTIVLLAMAGMRERLELVDMPKSMRGMPIGLILAGIMALAFYGFMGFKI